A genomic region of Paenibacillus sp. PL2-23 contains the following coding sequences:
- a CDS encoding SDR family oxidoreductase: MELKGRCALVTGSAKGLGKRTALQLAEQGCNLIINYRESEQEALQVKADIERLGVKAITVQADIATIEGAHKLADEAEAWAGGVDILVNNAGPFVRKRKLYSEYDEETIIQLMNGNLLSVMLLDHRLLPRMREKKWGRIIHFGFGHVNEARAWPHRAVYATAKTGLVSFTKSLAVEEAPFGITVNLIGPGDIRGANKERSIEEAEHELDPESPLGRPGTGEDVARVILFLCQDKSSFLTGNVIDVTGGFDPIRANIKGML; the protein is encoded by the coding sequence GTGGAGCTTAAGGGGAGATGTGCGCTTGTCACCGGCAGCGCCAAGGGATTGGGGAAGCGGACGGCGCTGCAGCTTGCCGAGCAGGGCTGCAACCTCATTATTAATTATCGGGAGAGCGAGCAGGAAGCGCTGCAGGTGAAGGCTGACATTGAGCGTCTAGGCGTGAAGGCCATAACCGTTCAGGCGGATATCGCGACGATTGAAGGCGCCCATAAGCTTGCCGATGAGGCGGAGGCGTGGGCAGGCGGAGTCGATATTCTGGTGAACAACGCGGGACCCTTCGTCCGCAAGCGCAAGCTGTACAGCGAATATGACGAGGAGACGATTATCCAGCTGATGAACGGCAACCTGCTGAGCGTCATGTTATTGGATCATCGACTGCTGCCGCGTATGAGAGAGAAGAAGTGGGGCAGAATTATTCACTTTGGCTTCGGCCATGTGAATGAGGCCAGAGCGTGGCCGCATCGCGCCGTGTACGCCACGGCCAAGACGGGCCTGGTGTCCTTCACGAAGTCGCTGGCGGTGGAGGAAGCGCCCTTCGGCATTACGGTCAATCTGATTGGACCTGGCGACATTCGCGGCGCGAATAAGGAACGCTCCATTGAGGAAGCGGAGCATGAGCTTGATCCGGAATCGCCGCTGGGCCGACCGGGCACAGGGGAAGATGTGGCGAGAGTGATCCTGTTCCTCTGCCAGGACAAATCGAGCTTCCTGACAGGCAACGTCATCGATGTAACGGGAGGCTTCGATCCCATCCGCGCCAATATCAAAGGCATGCTCTAA
- a CDS encoding Cthe_2314 family HEPN domain-containing protein produces the protein MLRFMFDEEERAPEGNVMEACSHMDQFAAMLSKRIREAGDSDNKLRKFEIWTRGLRSSLMELEQSHYAALRFKERIHSSSVRDMSAEERLQYDRYVYFDKNGFIRVFSLLDKLGTFLNELLGMRTEKIKPHFSYFTVLRSMRERNAHPDLTWRLNESKEKHKEATNRLRKRRNTEIHYMNSEMQDDLIQSNRMYGAEIQLENLQQQSEDLACCLNMATESLKLTFQYAVSLARQHHV, from the coding sequence ATGCTGCGATTTATGTTCGATGAAGAGGAACGGGCGCCCGAAGGTAACGTGATGGAGGCCTGCTCGCATATGGATCAATTTGCAGCGATGCTGTCGAAGCGCATTCGTGAAGCTGGAGATTCCGACAACAAGCTGCGCAAGTTCGAGATATGGACAAGAGGGCTTCGCTCCTCGCTGATGGAGCTGGAGCAAAGCCATTACGCCGCTCTTCGCTTTAAGGAGCGTATTCATTCCAGCTCGGTCCGCGATATGAGCGCCGAGGAGCGCCTTCAATACGATCGGTATGTGTATTTTGACAAAAACGGCTTTATCCGCGTATTTTCCTTGCTCGATAAGCTGGGCACCTTCCTCAATGAGCTGCTGGGCATGCGCACGGAGAAGATCAAGCCGCATTTCTCTTACTTCACCGTGCTTCGCAGCATGAGGGAGCGCAACGCTCATCCGGACTTGACGTGGCGGCTTAACGAGAGCAAGGAGAAGCACAAGGAGGCTACGAATCGTCTCCGCAAAAGAAGGAATACCGAAATTCATTATATGAATTCGGAGATGCAGGATGATTTGATACAAAGCAACCGTATGTATGGAGCGGAGATTCAGCTGGAGAACCTGCAGCAGCAATCGGAGGATCTGGCCTGCTGCTTGAATATGGCGACGGAATCGCTTAAGCTGACCTTTCAATACGCGGTTTCGCTTGCGAGGCAGCATCACGTATAA
- a CDS encoding FAD-dependent oxidoreductase — translation MRKLVILGGGYGGAAIANELLESGMPHDVSIVLVDRMPFQGLKTEYYALAAGTVSDLDLRVKFPVDPRLKLAYGEITDIDMENQAVMLENQDPIIYDWLVIGLGCTDRYHGIEGAQQYSTSIQTFSAARKTYALLNDVKPYGQVTIVGGGLSGVEVASELRESRPDLNIRILDRGPRVLSAFPGKLQDFVAEWFTEHQVEMRGHVSLTRLEQGVLYDGNQPDSPIYTDVTVWTAGIQPVELVQRMALPKDSQGRLMINPHHQLPAYSNVFVVGDCASLPFSPSGQAAGAQGKQIAEVLQAIWENKKPRLGKIKLKGVLGSLGKKSGFGLMGGTPILGRVPRLVKSGVLWRSKRHLG, via the coding sequence ATGAGAAAATTGGTCATATTGGGCGGCGGGTACGGCGGAGCCGCGATTGCGAACGAACTGCTGGAGAGTGGCATGCCGCATGACGTTTCCATCGTACTGGTGGATCGTATGCCATTTCAGGGACTGAAGACAGAATATTACGCGCTGGCGGCTGGAACCGTTTCGGATTTGGATTTGCGGGTTAAGTTCCCCGTAGATCCTCGTCTGAAGCTGGCTTACGGGGAAATAACGGATATTGATATGGAGAACCAGGCTGTTATGCTGGAGAATCAAGATCCCATTATTTACGACTGGCTCGTGATCGGCCTCGGCTGTACCGACAGATATCATGGAATCGAAGGCGCGCAGCAATATTCCACGAGCATCCAGACCTTTTCGGCGGCTAGAAAAACATATGCCCTGCTGAACGACGTGAAGCCATACGGACAAGTGACAATCGTGGGCGGCGGGCTGAGCGGCGTAGAGGTGGCTTCGGAGCTTCGGGAGAGCAGACCGGATCTGAACATTCGAATATTGGACAGAGGACCGCGCGTATTATCGGCCTTCCCTGGCAAGCTGCAGGACTTTGTCGCGGAGTGGTTCACGGAGCATCAGGTGGAGATGAGAGGGCACGTATCCTTGACCCGCTTGGAGCAAGGCGTATTGTATGACGGCAATCAGCCGGACTCGCCCATCTATACGGATGTAACCGTGTGGACGGCCGGCATTCAGCCAGTAGAGCTCGTGCAGAGAATGGCCCTGCCCAAGGACTCCCAGGGTCGACTGATGATTAACCCGCATCACCAGCTTCCCGCCTACAGCAATGTATTTGTAGTTGGCGATTGCGCTTCGCTTCCGTTCTCGCCCAGCGGCCAGGCCGCAGGCGCCCAAGGCAAGCAGATCGCCGAGGTGCTTCAAGCCATATGGGAGAACAAGAAGCCGCGTCTTGGCAAAATCAAGCTGAAGGGCGTGCTTGGCTCGCTTGGCAAAAAAAGCGGCTTTGGCTTAATGGGCGGAACGCCTATTCTGGGGCGTGTGCCGCGGCTCGTGAAGAGCGGTGTGTTATGGCGCTCCAAGCGCCATCTGGGCTAA
- a CDS encoding response regulator transcription factor: protein MYRIFVVEDDPKIAAILNHKMEQYGYHAATASEFRDLLPELTAFDPQLVLLDINLPYYDGYYWCRQIRMRSSVPIIFISARAGEMDQVMAIENGGDDYITKPIQLELLMAKVRGVLRRVYGEYAKSDAGTEREHAEMVATAASSLLSVHGLTLYLGRNELEWEGRRTQLTKNEGLLAECFLRQPQSIVSRETLLEALWDDVQFVDDNTLSVNVTRLRKKLEELGLDKAIETVRGLGYKLVLNGLEPEGRNG, encoded by the coding sequence ATGTATCGGATATTTGTTGTGGAGGACGACCCCAAAATTGCGGCCATTCTAAACCATAAGATGGAGCAGTATGGCTACCATGCGGCAACTGCATCCGAATTCCGCGATCTGCTGCCGGAGCTGACGGCATTTGATCCGCAGCTCGTGCTGCTGGACATTAACCTGCCTTATTACGACGGATATTACTGGTGCAGGCAGATCCGTATGCGCTCCAGCGTGCCCATCATCTTCATTTCGGCTCGGGCGGGAGAGATGGACCAGGTGATGGCTATCGAGAATGGCGGCGATGATTACATTACAAAGCCGATTCAGCTGGAGCTGCTGATGGCAAAGGTCCGCGGCGTGCTGCGCAGAGTGTATGGGGAATACGCCAAATCGGACGCCGGCACGGAACGGGAGCATGCTGAGATGGTCGCAACGGCCGCTTCATCACTCCTGAGTGTACATGGACTGACGCTTTATCTGGGTCGCAATGAGCTGGAATGGGAGGGCAGACGCACGCAGCTGACGAAGAATGAAGGGCTGCTTGCGGAATGCTTCCTGCGCCAGCCCCAATCGATTGTCTCAAGAGAGACGCTGCTGGAAGCGCTGTGGGACGATGTGCAATTCGTAGACGACAATACGTTGTCCGTCAATGTTACCAGACTCCGCAAGAAGCTGGAGGAGCTCGGACTGGACAAGGCGATTGAAACCGTCAGGGGACTGGGCTACAAGCTGGTGCTGAACGGTCTGGAACCGGAGGGCAGAAATGGATGA
- the erpA gene encoding iron-sulfur cluster insertion protein ErpA, whose protein sequence is MITISELASEKIKEMLEQEGSPDLFLRVGVKEGGCSGFSYGMGFDDEEQEGDQALTAHGIKVVVDSDSVKYLHGLIIDFKESAMGGGFTIENPNASATCGCGSSFRTATDAGKPAAEGEC, encoded by the coding sequence ATGATCACGATCAGTGAATTGGCATCCGAAAAAATAAAAGAAATGCTGGAGCAGGAAGGCTCGCCGGATTTGTTCTTGCGGGTTGGCGTCAAGGAGGGCGGCTGCAGCGGCTTCTCTTACGGTATGGGCTTCGACGATGAAGAGCAGGAAGGCGACCAGGCTCTGACGGCTCACGGCATCAAGGTTGTAGTCGACAGCGACAGCGTCAAATATTTGCATGGTCTCATTATCGACTTTAAGGAATCCGCGATGGGCGGAGGCTTCACCATCGAGAATCCGAACGCCAGCGCAACCTGCGGCTGCGGCTCGTCGTTCCGCACGGCTACCGATGCGGGCAAGCCTGCGGCTGAAGGCGAGTGCTAA
- a CDS encoding polysaccharide biosynthesis protein has translation MLKKDSLIKGTLILAAAALIARFLGLFQRIPLDYMLGDEGNIAFSAANMVYLIVLMIATAGFPSAISKMVSERYALGRPDEAQRIYRAGLLFGAAAGLVLAVSLFVLAPVFAAVAKKPGIDLAVRAIAPALLFFPIIAMMRGYFQGRQMMSAGGTSQIVEQFVRVILGLLLGWLVLELGWGDRWAAAAITFGSVFGGIAAFAVMLRFARKLKRQDQETMDTYNAEASAALRPSRGASGVSGASSSRLRYRTIYKEIMSMSIPALITSIAINFISLFDITFFMRLTERFYTEAEATLELADYGIKAISLAGIPPILAIALSSSIIPVISSAYSLKRMNEVQSQASMVLRIVCFTGVPFALLLTVASYSITGLIFASPSGSGAVAALSAATILQITMMTSNSILYGMGKQRLSMRHTIIGLVTKMACSAGLAPFMGIYGFILASTICFGVVTALNLSAINKEVKLIVLGKRWLPYMLAVAIAAAAGWGAEVGLLSLTESWADKLSFFAAAAAASIVVGGLYGVLLLVLRVITPQDVASFPRPLRGPLNKLLRLLKRGPAEASSQ, from the coding sequence ATGCTGAAGAAGGATTCGCTTATTAAAGGTACTTTAATTCTTGCCGCGGCCGCGCTTATAGCGAGGTTCCTTGGGCTGTTCCAGCGTATTCCGCTGGACTACATGCTGGGAGACGAGGGCAATATCGCCTTCTCTGCGGCCAATATGGTTTATTTGATCGTGCTTATGATTGCGACGGCTGGTTTTCCCAGCGCGATCAGCAAGATGGTCTCGGAGCGGTACGCGCTTGGCAGGCCTGACGAGGCTCAGCGCATTTACCGGGCCGGCCTGCTGTTCGGCGCGGCAGCCGGCCTTGTGCTGGCCGTCTCGCTGTTCGTGCTGGCGCCCGTATTCGCGGCAGTGGCCAAGAAGCCAGGCATTGATCTGGCGGTTCGAGCCATCGCGCCAGCGCTGCTGTTTTTCCCCATCATCGCGATGATGCGAGGCTACTTCCAGGGCAGACAGATGATGTCCGCCGGCGGCACCTCGCAAATTGTCGAGCAGTTCGTCCGGGTTATCCTGGGGCTGCTGCTGGGCTGGCTCGTGCTTGAGCTGGGCTGGGGCGACCGCTGGGCGGCTGCGGCCATTACGTTCGGAAGCGTGTTCGGGGGTATCGCGGCATTTGCTGTGATGCTCCGCTTCGCCCGCAAGCTGAAGCGCCAGGACCAGGAGACGATGGATACATACAACGCCGAGGCATCAGCGGCTTTGCGGCCGTCACGCGGTGCTTCCGGCGTCTCGGGCGCTTCGTCCAGCAGGCTGCGCTACCGTACGATCTACAAGGAAATTATGAGCATGTCGATACCGGCACTTATAACGTCTATTGCGATCAACTTCATCAGCCTGTTCGACATTACGTTTTTTATGAGACTGACGGAGCGCTTCTACACAGAGGCCGAAGCGACGCTGGAGCTTGCGGATTACGGTATTAAAGCCATCTCGCTTGCCGGCATTCCGCCCATACTGGCCATTGCGCTGAGCTCGTCGATTATTCCGGTTATATCCTCCGCTTATTCATTGAAGCGAATGAACGAGGTGCAAAGTCAGGCGTCGATGGTCCTGCGTATCGTCTGCTTCACGGGCGTGCCGTTTGCGCTCCTGCTGACAGTAGCCTCTTATTCCATAACGGGACTTATATTCGCGAGCCCAAGCGGCAGCGGGGCGGTTGCGGCGTTGTCAGCCGCTACGATTCTGCAAATTACGATGATGACCTCCAACTCCATTCTGTACGGCATGGGCAAGCAGAGGCTGTCTATGCGGCATACGATTATTGGACTGGTGACAAAAATGGCATGCAGCGCGGGGCTGGCGCCGTTTATGGGCATTTACGGGTTCATACTCGCTTCGACGATCTGCTTTGGCGTTGTGACGGCACTGAATTTGTCTGCAATCAACAAGGAGGTTAAGCTGATTGTGCTGGGCAAGCGTTGGCTGCCGTACATGCTGGCTGTTGCCATAGCGGCAGCGGCGGGCTGGGGAGCGGAGGTCGGACTATTGAGCTTGACGGAGAGCTGGGCCGACAAGCTGAGCTTCTTCGCGGCAGCGGCGGCGGCGTCCATCGTTGTAGGCGGCTTATACGGTGTGCTGCTGCTTGTGCTGCGGGTCATCACACCTCAGGATGTGGCTTCGTTCCCAAGACCGCTGAGAGGGCCGCTGAACAAGCTTCTGCGCCTGCTGAAGCGCGGACCGGCAGAAGCATCATCCCAATAG
- a CDS encoding copper amine oxidase N-terminal domain-containing protein, whose product MLTKKMVRAASLLLLALLITIAAGCQSYGGVDFNQTLKNGLTVTSVESKGVYELELHMDEAMLDSHAEYYGEEEAALLRLFSNIQLELHQSKLQDETRMSMDGVLKLGSQESLSIGFQTRMDGETLAIELEGAKAPLTLDLTGEELLQLNGLEAAAMESPLEPAMDEETMTQIGFELMDIIGDYSIGNLPNPSNLKVAPVSLPIGGKDTALLRASFTMSGDELWTWIQTYVEALIADRNGLDAMVERILDVVDSNPELWALIGGMNPMQTGFLDAPTEREMIEEASEAILDSLVTLQEELEAIHEEEQAMLESTLFGDALQLKHEMYVDHKMDIRKQTFELTYSQEEPAEEELSMGLPISGFTIRGDIENWNVNGPVVADQPDNARETIALEQVQQGFQLMKHVEKGSDLYTLLTEGFHLNRQTYNAYTYSYRNPPIIMPGFTSMVAVRDVADALGAEVEYNGSTRRVAVKDPYTNTTIEFTPGDDQVLVNGELEEWPIPPFVINWTTYVHARKLAEALGADIEWTGYPGGGGYVTIQREI is encoded by the coding sequence ATGCTGACGAAAAAAATGGTAAGAGCGGCTTCGCTGCTGCTGCTTGCCCTGCTGATAACGATTGCGGCTGGCTGTCAATCCTATGGGGGCGTAGATTTTAACCAGACGCTTAAAAACGGGCTGACGGTGACGTCCGTGGAAAGCAAGGGAGTTTACGAGCTGGAGCTTCATATGGACGAAGCTATGCTTGACTCCCACGCGGAGTATTACGGCGAAGAGGAGGCTGCGCTGCTGCGGCTCTTCTCCAATATACAGCTGGAGCTTCATCAGTCGAAGCTTCAGGACGAGACGCGTATGTCAATGGATGGGGTATTGAAGCTTGGATCCCAGGAGTCATTATCGATTGGCTTCCAAACCCGCATGGACGGGGAGACGCTTGCCATTGAGCTGGAGGGCGCGAAAGCGCCGCTCACTCTTGATCTGACAGGAGAGGAGCTGCTGCAGCTTAACGGCTTGGAAGCCGCTGCAATGGAGTCCCCATTGGAGCCGGCAATGGACGAGGAGACGATGACGCAAATCGGCTTCGAGTTAATGGATATCATTGGTGATTATAGTATTGGCAATCTGCCTAATCCGTCCAATCTGAAGGTTGCGCCCGTGAGTCTGCCCATTGGCGGTAAGGATACAGCGCTGCTGCGAGCTTCGTTCACGATGAGCGGCGACGAATTGTGGACATGGATTCAAACTTATGTAGAGGCGCTGATTGCGGATCGGAATGGCCTGGATGCCATGGTGGAGCGCATCCTCGATGTAGTCGACAGTAATCCAGAGCTATGGGCCCTGATTGGCGGAATGAATCCTATGCAGACGGGCTTTCTAGATGCTCCTACTGAACGTGAGATGATCGAAGAAGCCAGCGAAGCCATATTGGACTCGTTAGTGACGCTTCAGGAGGAGTTAGAGGCCATTCACGAAGAGGAGCAGGCCATGCTGGAGTCCACGTTGTTCGGAGACGCGCTTCAGCTGAAGCATGAGATGTATGTGGACCATAAGATGGATATTCGCAAGCAGACCTTTGAGCTGACTTATTCACAGGAGGAGCCGGCTGAGGAGGAATTGAGTATGGGTTTGCCCATCTCCGGCTTCACGATTCGCGGGGACATCGAGAATTGGAACGTAAATGGTCCAGTTGTGGCGGATCAGCCTGACAACGCTCGAGAGACGATTGCGCTTGAGCAAGTCCAGCAGGGCTTCCAATTGATGAAGCATGTGGAGAAGGGCAGCGATTTGTATACGCTGCTGACGGAGGGCTTTCACCTTAATAGGCAAACCTACAACGCGTACACATATTCTTACAGAAATCCTCCCATCATTATGCCAGGCTTCACCTCTATGGTGGCCGTACGTGATGTAGCTGATGCGCTGGGCGCTGAGGTCGAATATAATGGGTCCACAAGACGTGTAGCCGTGAAGGACCCCTACACGAATACAACGATTGAATTCACCCCAGGCGATGATCAGGTGCTGGTTAACGGGGAGCTGGAGGAATGGCCCATTCCGCCGTTTGTCATCAACTGGACCACCTATGTGCATGCCCGTAAGCTTGCTGAAGCCCTTGGAGCCGATATTGAATGGACCGGGTATCCCGGAGGCGGCGGTTATGTAACGATTCAGAGGGAAATATAA
- a CDS encoding YuzB family protein → MKPMIEFCASNMHHGTDELMQELERDDSVEVMEYGCLGNCGECYLKPYALVDGTIVAADSVPQLAARIREAIASQQADRDALDKLLDDL, encoded by the coding sequence ATAAAACCAATGATTGAATTTTGCGCCAGCAATATGCACCATGGAACGGACGAGCTCATGCAGGAGCTGGAGCGGGATGATTCCGTTGAGGTGATGGAATATGGCTGCCTGGGCAATTGCGGCGAATGTTATTTGAAGCCATACGCGCTGGTGGACGGCACCATTGTCGCAGCAGACAGCGTGCCCCAGCTTGCGGCTCGTATCCGTGAAGCTATCGCGTCGCAGCAGGCTGACCGGGACGCTCTGGATAAGCTGCTGGACGACCTTTAG
- the mqnE gene encoding aminofutalosine synthase MqnE: MNVIIPTQESRMGHIIEKLRSGQRLSLEDGVFLYESDDLLTIGQLANEVALQKNGKKVYFIENMSLYFTNVCEAHCAFCNFRKDEGAPGAYTLSGEEMIQYVEQHIHPGVREFHIVGGHNPHVPFQYYVDSLKALNAKYPDVTLKAYTAAEIDFFSRISGLSYKEVLQELMKAGLKSLTGGGAEILSDHYRKKMRVDKADVSQYLEVHRTAHNLGLRTHTTMLYGSIETKEDRIRHLMHIRDLQDETNGFLVFIPLSMQPINPKAGIRRRNSAFEDLKTIAISRLMLDNIQHIKAYFINIGVQLTQVALTMGASDAHGTIVKEKISHAAGALTPEGITREDLIWLIKGAGRIPVERDTFYNEIKIYE, from the coding sequence ATGAATGTCATCATCCCGACACAAGAAAGCCGCATGGGGCATATTATCGAAAAGTTACGCAGCGGCCAGCGCCTGTCGCTGGAGGACGGCGTATTCTTATATGAATCCGACGATCTGCTGACCATTGGCCAGCTGGCTAATGAGGTCGCGCTACAGAAAAACGGAAAAAAGGTTTATTTTATTGAAAATATGAGCCTGTATTTCACGAATGTGTGTGAAGCGCATTGCGCCTTCTGCAACTTCCGCAAGGACGAGGGAGCACCGGGCGCTTACACGCTGTCCGGCGAAGAGATGATTCAATATGTGGAGCAGCACATTCATCCCGGCGTCAGGGAGTTCCATATTGTAGGCGGCCATAATCCTCATGTGCCCTTCCAATATTATGTAGATTCGCTTAAGGCGCTGAATGCCAAATATCCCGACGTCACGCTGAAGGCTTATACAGCGGCCGAGATTGACTTCTTCTCCCGCATCAGCGGACTTAGCTACAAGGAAGTGCTCCAGGAGCTGATGAAGGCCGGACTGAAATCGCTGACCGGCGGCGGCGCAGAAATTCTGTCCGACCATTATCGCAAGAAGATGCGGGTCGACAAAGCCGATGTGTCGCAATATTTGGAGGTGCATCGCACTGCCCATAATCTTGGTCTCCGCACGCACACAACGATGCTGTACGGCTCTATCGAGACCAAGGAGGATCGCATTCGCCATCTGATGCACATCCGCGATCTGCAGGACGAGACCAACGGATTTCTTGTGTTTATTCCGCTGTCCATGCAGCCAATCAATCCCAAGGCGGGCATCCGCAGAAGGAACTCGGCGTTCGAGGATCTCAAGACGATCGCGATCAGCCGTCTGATGCTGGATAATATTCAGCATATCAAAGCGTATTTCATCAACATTGGCGTTCAGCTGACACAGGTTGCGCTGACGATGGGCGCCTCGGATGCTCACGGCACAATCGTCAAGGAAAAAATCAGCCATGCCGCAGGCGCGCTGACGCCGGAGGGCATTACGCGCGAGGATCTGATCTGGCTGATCAAGGGTGCGGGAAGAATTCCGGTGGAACGTGATACGTTCTACAACGAAATCAAAATTTATGAATGA
- a CDS encoding NifU family protein, with protein MSEQVQDTMYDEVLDVLDKLRPFLQRDGGDVELVDVEDGIVKLRLVGACGSCPSSTITLKAGIERALLEEVDGVVEVVQVF; from the coding sequence ATGAGTGAACAAGTACAAGACACGATGTATGACGAAGTGCTGGACGTTCTTGACAAGCTCCGTCCATTCCTGCAACGCGATGGAGGCGACGTGGAGCTAGTCGACGTTGAAGACGGTATCGTGAAGCTTCGCCTGGTTGGCGCTTGCGGCAGCTGCCCGAGCTCGACCATTACGCTGAAGGCCGGTATCGAACGCGCGCTGCTTGAAGAAGTGGACGGCGTGGTAGAAGTCGTACAAGTATTTTAA
- a CDS encoding thioredoxin family protein: MEKLITDAAFREVISGGELTIVVFKTTWCKDCHFIDPFMPELIQQYEGRARFYEIDRDDLPELCAELNILGIPSFIAFRGGQELIRFVSKLRKTRDEIEGFVDKAIAVNEAIA, encoded by the coding sequence ATGGAGAAACTAATAACTGATGCCGCTTTCCGTGAGGTGATTAGCGGAGGAGAGCTGACCATTGTCGTGTTCAAGACAACATGGTGCAAGGATTGCCATTTTATCGATCCCTTTATGCCGGAGCTCATCCAGCAATATGAAGGAAGGGCGCGGTTCTATGAGATCGACCGCGACGACCTGCCGGAGCTGTGCGCAGAGCTGAATATCCTCGGCATTCCAAGCTTCATTGCGTTCCGAGGCGGACAAGAGCTGATACGGTTCGTAAGCAAGCTGCGCAAGACGCGCGACGAGATCGAGGGCTTTGTAGACAAGGCAATAGCAGTGAACGAAGCGATCGCGTAA
- a CDS encoding COX15/CtaA family protein gives MVTGRFRAFAVASCIGMLLVLLAGALVTNTESGRGCGDDWPLCHGKFIPAYTFETAMELSHRVVSALEGFLVLGVHIAVYRMYRRNRQAFKEPLFYSGAALLFTIIQALMGAAAVKWYQSPPVMAIHFGISIIAFAATFLLVIWAFRAKKAPQTFTVPRSIYPRALATVIYTYIVIYMGAFIRHTDSSGGCLGWPLCNGEVIPELSGATGAVFLHRMGAFILGLAIAGLYIHIRRVTKDGAGLIKPAWWALVLLVAQVLSGAYLTFTIGDEDVFIFSSLIHNVIIVGLFGLLVDIVIRSWRLREGRER, from the coding sequence ATGGTAACCGGCCGTTTTCGCGCGTTTGCTGTCGCATCGTGCATCGGAATGCTTCTCGTACTGCTAGCCGGAGCTCTTGTTACGAATACCGAATCCGGCCGCGGCTGCGGAGATGATTGGCCTCTCTGCCACGGCAAGTTTATACCCGCTTATACCTTCGAGACGGCAATGGAGCTGTCCCATCGTGTCGTCAGCGCACTGGAGGGATTTCTTGTACTGGGCGTCCATATCGCGGTGTATCGTATGTACAGACGTAATCGCCAGGCGTTCAAGGAGCCGCTCTTTTATTCCGGCGCTGCCCTGCTGTTCACCATCATTCAAGCGCTGATGGGCGCAGCCGCTGTGAAGTGGTATCAGTCTCCGCCAGTTATGGCGATCCACTTCGGCATATCCATTATCGCATTTGCGGCGACCTTTCTGCTGGTTATCTGGGCATTCCGCGCCAAGAAAGCGCCTCAGACGTTTACGGTGCCGCGCTCCATTTATCCAAGAGCGCTCGCCACAGTCATTTATACGTATATCGTTATTTATATGGGCGCGTTTATTCGTCATACGGATTCGTCGGGAGGCTGCTTGGGCTGGCCGCTATGCAACGGCGAGGTGATTCCAGAGCTGTCCGGCGCTACGGGAGCCGTGTTCCTTCACAGAATGGGAGCTTTCATCTTAGGTCTTGCCATTGCGGGTCTGTATATCCATATCAGACGCGTTACCAAAGACGGTGCGGGGCTAATTAAGCCAGCCTGGTGGGCGCTTGTGCTGCTGGTTGCCCAGGTGCTGAGCGGCGCTTATCTCACCTTTACGATTGGCGACGAGGATGTGTTCATTTTCTCCAGCTTGATTCATAATGTTATTATTGTTGGTTTGTTCGGCCTCCTGGTGGATATCGTCATTCGCTCATGGCGGCTTAGAGAAGGCCGAGAGCGGTAA